A portion of the Sabethes cyaneus chromosome 3, idSabCyanKW18_F2, whole genome shotgun sequence genome contains these proteins:
- the LOC128744654 gene encoding AP-3 complex subunit beta-2 isoform X2, with protein MLSGSAGVSSGVNSYGNDRNDIEYANESGIFHADYKKNDDLIQMLDSNKDNLKLEAMKRIIGMVAKGRDASNLFPAVVKNVVSKNIEIKKLVYVYLVRYAEEQQDLALLSISTFQRALKDPNQLIRASALRVLSSIRVTMIVPIVMLAIRDSASDMSPYVRKTAAHAIPKLYSLDPDQKNELTTVIEKLLSDRTTLVVGSAVMAFEEVCPERTDLIHKNYRKFCNLLVDVDEWGQVLIINMLTRYARTQFVDPNNDIHPTSDGTII; from the exons ATGTTATCCGGATCTGCAGGCGTTAGCAGTGGGGTGAATTCCTACGGAAACGACCGAAACGACATAGAGTATGCAAACGAAAGCGGAATCTTTCATGCTGATTataaaaa GAATGATGATCTCATACAAATGTTGGACAGCAATAAAGATAATTTGAAATTAGAGGCAATGAAACGAATTATCGGCATGGTTGCAAAAGGCCGAGATGCTTCCAATTTGTTTCCTGCTGTTGTGAAAAATgttgtttcgaaaaatattgagataaaaaaactggtttacGTTTATTTGGTTCGCTATGCTGAAGAACAACAGGATTTGGCATTACTATCTATTTCAACATTTCAACGAGCTTTGAAAGATCCGAATCAATTAATTCGAGCTAGTGCATTACGAGTACTTTCAAGCATTCGTGTCACAATGATTGTACCAATTGTGATGTTGGCTATAAGAGATTCTGCTTCAGATATGAGTCCTTATGTGCGAAAAACAGCTGCTCATGCAATACCTAAGCTTTATAGTTTGGACCCGGATCAGAAAAACGAACTTACTACTGTAATTGAAAAACTGCTATCTGATAGAACTACCCTTGTTGTAGGTTCGGCAGTAATGGCATTTGAAGAAGTTTGTCCTGAGCGCACAGATTTAATTCACAAAAACTATCGAAAATTTTGCAATCTATTAGTTGATGTGGACGAATGGGGCCAGGTTTTGATTATCAATATGCTCACGAGATACGCAAGAACGCAGTTTGTGGATCCAAATAACGAC ATTCATCCGACCAGCGATGGCACGATCATTTGA